A genomic segment from Arcobacter sp. CECT 8986 encodes:
- a CDS encoding TrbI/VirB10 family protein, whose protein sequence is MKKSKLKELIIMFSILATIVVGLIIYGFIATTADEEKSPEFDKFLVNTNFPLNDYIYKEEEKPTDVSKGLLIDENEKPKQEIKQKEETIKDKVSSIKKEILEKQKEYSKDIFQSKEEILKQQREQQKKNLLNSLYSDIPKTKIEKNSFEEKKQELDFGANKFSNLKNRNSVTNETKLYRTITADKRIPIILTSSINSALSGQVVGIVEDDIYASMGTVKLLPKGTKAIGNYRNNSQIGENRFELKWDRFITPQGIHVLLDDAQSADIKGNSGVLGVLDNRYWKRYGLPLTLSTISNALLLAVSKATSDDSSKDNSNNTQIILDNSRQDLSYILKKITDEQIKIKPIITVREASRVFIVSKYDIWFPQPKNGEIVIKYFNLKGENNEN, encoded by the coding sequence ATGAAAAAAAGTAAATTAAAAGAATTAATCATTATGTTTTCAATATTAGCAACTATTGTTGTAGGACTAATAATATATGGTTTTATCGCAACTACTGCTGATGAAGAAAAATCACCAGAATTTGATAAGTTTTTGGTTAATACAAACTTTCCTTTAAATGATTATATTTATAAAGAAGAGGAAAAACCAACTGATGTTTCTAAAGGTTTATTAATAGACGAGAATGAAAAACCTAAACAAGAAATAAAACAAAAAGAAGAGACAATAAAAGATAAAGTCTCTTCTATAAAAAAAGAGATATTAGAGAAACAAAAAGAATATAGTAAAGATATCTTTCAATCAAAAGAAGAGATTCTAAAACAACAAAGAGAGCAACAAAAAAAGAACTTGCTAAATAGTCTATATAGTGATATTCCAAAAACAAAAATTGAAAAAAATAGTTTTGAAGAAAAAAAACAAGAACTAGACTTTGGTGCAAATAAATTTTCTAATCTAAAAAATAGAAATAGTGTTACAAATGAAACTAAACTATATAGAACAATCACTGCAGATAAAAGAATTCCTATTATATTAACATCTTCAATTAATAGTGCTTTATCAGGTCAAGTTGTAGGTATAGTTGAAGATGACATATATGCAAGTATGGGAACAGTTAAATTACTTCCTAAAGGTACAAAAGCAATAGGAAACTACAGAAATAATTCCCAAATAGGAGAAAATCGTTTTGAACTAAAATGGGATAGATTTATCACTCCTCAAGGAATTCATGTATTACTAGATGATGCACAAAGTGCAGATATAAAAGGTAACTCTGGAGTATTAGGTGTTTTAGATAATAGATATTGGAAAAGATATGGTTTACCTCTAACTTTATCAACAATATCAAACGCATTACTACTTGCAGTTAGTAAAGCCACTAGTGATGATAGTTCAAAAGACAACTCAAATAATACACAAATTATTTTAGATAACTCAAGACAAGATTTATCATACATACTAAAAAAAATCACAGATGAACAAATAAAAATAAAACCAATAATTACAGTTAGAGAAGCAAGTAGAGTATTTATTGTATCTAAATATGATATTTGGTTTCCACAACCTAAAAATGGTGAGATTGTTATTAAATATTTTAATTTAAAAGGAGAGAATAATGAAAACTAA
- a CDS encoding type IV secretion system protein, which translates to MFERVSSTLKLLRIENSFLKVLYIGNIIQFFIIVILIICTISLFPLKEKVPYLVYFSNAETSFVSVRKADSSITEDEAVRIGLVMSYVINRETKNNIDDKKRHEKIRLQSSRDVWKNFTSIVKAKNSIFSRESLTRELNLHNIHIVPGTNIAQVDYTATVKNKDKVISKGNFRVVLQFRFTKKKLKIKDIPNNFTSFEVIRYDVSKIL; encoded by the coding sequence ATGTTTGAAAGAGTATCAAGTACATTAAAACTTTTAAGAATTGAAAATAGCTTCTTAAAAGTTTTATATATTGGAAATATCATTCAGTTTTTTATCATTGTAATATTAATTATTTGCACAATTTCTTTATTCCCTCTAAAAGAAAAAGTACCTTATTTAGTATATTTTTCAAATGCTGAAACTAGTTTTGTATCTGTAAGAAAAGCAGATAGTAGCATTACAGAAGATGAAGCAGTAAGAATTGGTTTAGTGATGAGTTATGTAATAAATCGTGAAACAAAAAACAATATTGATGATAAAAAAAGACATGAAAAAATAAGACTTCAATCTTCAAGAGATGTTTGGAAAAACTTTACATCAATAGTAAAAGCAAAAAATTCAATCTTCAGTAGAGAAAGTCTTACAAGAGAACTAAATCTTCATAACATACATATTGTTCCAGGAACTAACATTGCTCAAGTAGATTACACTGCAACAGTAAAGAATAAAGACAAAGTAATTTCAAAAGGTAATTTTAGAGTTGTTCTTCAATTTAGATTTACGAAGAAAAAATTAAAAATTAAAGATATACCTAATAATTTTACTTCATTTGAAGTTATTAGATATGACGTAAGCAAAATACTATAA
- a CDS encoding TrbG/VirB9 family P-type conjugative transfer protein — translation MKIFIILIFPIILFANSIFLEDSNTNSNQSNQNTVFEDNTFVDLENVQKAFLNKSSKTLSSIKNINYKENKTYRIQTRTLMNTMIVFSNDKIAGEPYYGNKGFIITKLGIAKYDFSNIVLIQPKYIGIDTNLTIIGQSGNIYSFYIYSTDYKSKSIPDNLVYIHTNESTTNKIKIVNLEKEEFLKNKKEDNQAKKIISDPNYFYIGEGKNRIKIYKDQVIDDFVQDGAEDLKAKKIFRDNKFVYFKYDKDYSLSSFPAIFKVIDGFDSPINFRIVGDYLVAETIANKFTLRIENKHVCVRRLKDIHHEKK, via the coding sequence ATGAAAATATTTATAATATTAATTTTCCCTATTATTTTATTTGCAAATTCTATATTCTTAGAGGACTCAAATACAAATAGTAATCAGTCTAATCAAAATACAGTATTTGAAGATAATACTTTTGTAGATTTAGAGAATGTACAAAAAGCATTTTTGAATAAATCTTCTAAGACTTTATCTTCTATAAAAAATATTAATTATAAAGAGAATAAAACATATAGAATACAGACTAGAACATTAATGAATACTATGATTGTATTCTCTAATGATAAAATAGCAGGTGAGCCTTATTATGGTAATAAAGGTTTTATTATTACAAAACTAGGAATTGCAAAATATGACTTTTCTAATATTGTTTTGATTCAACCTAAATATATTGGAATAGATACAAACTTAACTATTATAGGTCAAAGTGGGAATATCTATTCTTTTTATATCTATTCTACTGATTATAAATCAAAATCAATTCCAGATAATCTTGTATATATTCATACAAATGAAAGCACAACAAATAAAATAAAAATTGTTAATCTTGAAAAAGAAGAATTTCTAAAAAATAAAAAAGAAGATAATCAAGCTAAAAAAATCATTTCTGATCCAAACTATTTTTATATAGGAGAAGGTAAAAATAGAATTAAAATTTATAAAGATCAAGTTATTGATGATTTTGTTCAAGATGGAGCAGAAGACTTAAAAGCAAAAAAAATTTTTAGAGATAATAAATTTGTATATTTTAAATATGATAAAGACTATTCTTTATCTTCTTTTCCTGCAATCTTTAAAGTTATTGATGGATTTGATAGCCCTATAAATTTTAGAATTGTAGGGGATTATTTAGTTGCTGAAACAATTGCTAATAAATTTACTTTAAGAATCGAAAATAAACACGTATGTGTTAGAAGATTAAAAGATATTCATCATGAAAAAAAGTAA